The Euleptes europaea isolate rEulEur1 chromosome 2, rEulEur1.hap1, whole genome shotgun sequence genome has a segment encoding these proteins:
- the BLACAT1 gene encoding bladder cancer associated transcript 1, producing the protein MPQFTFACFCGLHGFCNMKRKKEEASAEQETAV; encoded by the coding sequence ATGCCCCAGTTCACCTTTGCTTGCTTCTGTGGGCTCCATGGCTTCTGCAacatgaagaggaagaaggaagaggcCAGTGCTGAGCAGGAGACAGCTGTTTGA